In Micromonospora sp. WMMA1363, a genomic segment contains:
- a CDS encoding response regulator transcription factor, whose product MRLLVVEDEARLASALRRGLQAEGFAVDVAATGPAGLDAARHGDYDAMILDVMLPGLSGYELVRRLRAERRWLPVLMLSAKDGEYDQADGLDCGADDYLTKPFSYVVLLARLRALLRRGAPQRPTVLAVGDLRLDPARRRVTRDGAEVALTAREFAVLDYLMRRPGQVVSKTELLDHVWDAAVDTAPNTVEVYVGYLRRKLGRERLETVRGVGYRLAT is encoded by the coding sequence GTGCGGTTGCTGGTGGTGGAGGACGAGGCCCGGTTGGCGTCCGCCCTGCGGCGCGGGCTCCAGGCGGAGGGGTTCGCCGTCGACGTGGCGGCGACCGGCCCGGCGGGCCTGGACGCCGCCCGCCACGGCGACTACGACGCGATGATCCTCGACGTGATGCTGCCCGGCCTCTCCGGCTACGAGTTGGTGCGCCGGCTGCGGGCCGAGCGTCGGTGGCTGCCGGTGCTCATGCTGTCGGCCAAGGACGGCGAATACGACCAGGCCGACGGGCTGGACTGCGGCGCAGACGACTATCTGACCAAGCCCTTCTCGTACGTGGTTCTGCTGGCCCGGCTGCGCGCGCTGCTGCGCCGCGGTGCCCCGCAGCGGCCGACCGTGCTGGCCGTCGGCGACCTACGACTGGACCCGGCACGGCGGCGGGTGACCAGGGACGGCGCGGAGGTGGCGCTGACCGCCCGGGAGTTCGCGGTGCTCGACTACCTGATGCGCCGCCCAGGCCAGGTGGTCTCCAAGACCGAACTGCTCGACCACGTGTGGGACGCCGCCGTGGACACCGCCCCGAACACGGTGGAGGTCTACGTGGGCTACCTGCGCCGCAAGCTCGGTCGGGAACGCCTGGAGACGGTCCGCGGCGTCGGCTACCGGCTCGCCACGTGA
- a CDS encoding ATP-binding protein, with protein sequence MVIGVLGVSAGLAVGGLVLLVVLNWALHRNVDTEALRTADAIALLAAEDALPDPLPVAGGQTRVQVVDAAGRVRAASIDADRLVPMVRPERLDPGARQRLTVAGERIGLTGPVRMVAVPAGTDTDPLTVLVARSLADVRQSAHVLRTVLLVSFPLLVAVLAAVAWRVVGATLRPVEALRRGAEEITGRNGGGRLPVPASRDEIHRLAATLNDMLGRLESARARQRAFVADAAHELRSPLTNIRTELEVARRLGDRTDWPAVSADLLTDTERLGRLVDNLLLLARLDEAPPRRATGPVELGGLLTAVAARYPTPPVEVLTPREPLWADGDPDQLHRVLTNLVDNAVRHARTRVVLATEPDGTAYHRVTVTDDGPGIPVVDRERVFGRFTRLDPARDRDAGGAGLGLAIVRELVHRAGGRIELGDADPWPGLRVRLLLPALLEEADPG encoded by the coding sequence ATGGTGATCGGGGTGCTCGGCGTGTCCGCGGGCCTCGCGGTCGGCGGCCTGGTGTTGCTCGTGGTGCTCAACTGGGCCCTGCACCGCAACGTGGACACCGAGGCGCTGCGTACCGCCGACGCGATCGCACTGCTCGCCGCGGAGGACGCCCTGCCCGACCCGCTGCCCGTGGCGGGCGGGCAGACCCGGGTCCAGGTGGTCGACGCGGCGGGGCGGGTCCGGGCTGCCTCGATCGACGCCGATCGACTCGTGCCAATGGTCCGGCCCGAGCGCCTCGACCCGGGCGCGCGGCAACGACTCACCGTTGCGGGCGAGCGGATCGGCCTGACCGGGCCGGTCCGGATGGTGGCCGTGCCCGCCGGCACCGACACCGACCCGCTCACCGTGCTGGTGGCCCGGTCGCTGGCGGACGTACGGCAGAGCGCGCACGTCCTGCGGACCGTCCTGCTGGTCAGCTTCCCGCTGCTGGTGGCGGTGCTTGCCGCCGTGGCCTGGCGGGTGGTCGGCGCCACCCTACGACCGGTGGAGGCGCTGCGTCGGGGCGCCGAGGAGATCACCGGGCGGAACGGGGGCGGGAGGCTACCGGTACCGGCGTCCCGGGACGAGATCCACCGGCTCGCGGCCACGCTCAACGACATGCTGGGCCGGCTGGAGTCGGCCCGTGCCCGCCAGCGGGCGTTTGTCGCCGACGCCGCGCACGAGCTGCGTAGCCCGCTGACCAACATCCGCACCGAGTTGGAGGTCGCGCGGCGGCTGGGGGACCGGACCGACTGGCCGGCGGTGTCGGCGGACCTGCTCACCGACACCGAGCGGCTCGGTCGGCTCGTCGACAATCTGCTGCTGCTCGCCCGCCTCGACGAGGCACCGCCTCGACGCGCCACCGGTCCGGTCGAACTGGGTGGGTTGCTCACCGCGGTGGCCGCCCGGTATCCGACACCCCCGGTCGAGGTGCTGACACCCCGGGAACCGTTGTGGGCCGACGGTGATCCGGACCAGCTGCACCGGGTGCTGACCAACCTGGTCGACAACGCCGTTCGGCACGCACGTACCCGGGTCGTGCTCGCCACCGAGCCGGACGGGACCGCGTACCACCGGGTGACGGTGACCGACGACGGGCCGGGCATCCCGGTCGTGGACCGGGAGCGGGTCTTCGGCCGGTTCACCCGACTGGACCCGGCGCGCGACCGGGACGCCGGCGGAGCCGGCCTGGGCCTGGCCATCGTGCGTGAGCTGGTCCACCGGGCCGGTGGGCGGATCGAGCTCGGCGACGCGGACCCGTGGCCGGGGCTGCGGGTCCGGCTGCTGCTGCCGGCCCTTCTCGAGGAGGCCGATCCGGGCTGA
- a CDS encoding tetratricopeptide repeat protein: MPSGFGDLADHAHHLVSTGDLAGARRLLADALTDVDPRPANATPELAEAASLQARVLVALGDPQAARGWAAYAYAATTRLHGRSDERTVAAAAALAAVLHRVGSWSRAARLYQMVILELTALDGPESRRVLAAHADLATVEYARGQCQVARDRLADAWELHREVYGDGYPSGIKMLARLGAMRRDCGRFAEAHDDLALAEELCHRHLPPDDPLTGQVTALTRAAASPDHTCTDTMPVGRETPIVPTARTPPPGDEPQHSPYHPSQPGYRPAGPYAPAEPGLDGPDVVEHPAAGYAPPPSVPTPRQPLDGAAGGTPVAGEAWDTGPDITDETWRPEQEPGGDTWRPEQDSGGYRPPGGDAADHSWTGTDTNDGWPPATSHGWPPATSHGWAGEPDTDELWRPGTPAAERATAVPPSVLPLTGAEEAAGVHRVAHHAVPDDPPYQPSRLLPVPVHRPAPPPANRLLPLVVGGVAVVLLGTAAVIAGVSRFDGAPPAVTNSSGHATGTPAPTTGRSTPATTVAASPGTPPGALILRDGSDNVTLRWTYPAGGEGPVVISGGRAGQQQTAFANLPAGTTDFVVYGLNRSTDYCFTVAVVWSTDTIARSKQVCTDRG, translated from the coding sequence GTGCCCTCCGGCTTCGGTGACCTCGCTGACCATGCGCACCACCTGGTGTCCACCGGCGACCTCGCCGGCGCCCGGCGGCTGCTCGCCGACGCGCTTACCGACGTCGATCCACGCCCCGCCAATGCCACCCCGGAGCTGGCCGAGGCGGCGAGCCTGCAGGCCAGGGTGCTGGTGGCGCTCGGCGACCCGCAGGCCGCCCGGGGCTGGGCCGCCTACGCGTACGCGGCCACCACCCGGCTGCACGGCCGCTCCGACGAGCGCACCGTGGCCGCCGCCGCCGCTCTCGCCGCGGTGCTGCACCGGGTCGGCAGTTGGTCCCGCGCGGCACGGCTCTACCAGATGGTCATCCTCGAGCTGACCGCCCTGGACGGTCCCGAGTCCCGACGTGTCCTCGCCGCGCACGCCGACCTCGCCACTGTGGAATACGCGCGCGGCCAGTGCCAGGTCGCCCGCGATCGGCTGGCCGACGCCTGGGAGCTGCACCGCGAGGTGTACGGCGACGGGTACCCCAGCGGCATCAAGATGCTCGCCCGGCTCGGCGCGATGCGGCGCGACTGCGGCCGGTTCGCTGAGGCCCACGACGATCTCGCCCTCGCCGAGGAGCTGTGCCACCGGCACCTACCCCCGGACGACCCGCTCACCGGGCAGGTGACCGCGCTCACGCGGGCAGCGGCAAGCCCGGACCACACCTGCACCGACACAATGCCCGTCGGCCGGGAGACGCCGATCGTGCCGACCGCCCGCACGCCCCCACCCGGCGACGAGCCGCAGCACTCCCCGTACCACCCGTCGCAGCCCGGCTACCGGCCTGCCGGCCCGTACGCCCCGGCTGAGCCGGGCCTGGACGGGCCCGACGTGGTGGAGCACCCCGCGGCCGGGTACGCGCCGCCACCGTCGGTCCCGACGCCCCGTCAGCCGCTGGACGGAGCGGCCGGAGGTACGCCGGTCGCCGGCGAGGCATGGGACACCGGGCCCGACATCACCGACGAGACCTGGCGACCCGAGCAGGAACCCGGTGGCGATACCTGGCGTCCCGAGCAGGACAGCGGAGGCTACCGGCCACCCGGCGGCGACGCCGCCGACCACTCGTGGACCGGCACCGACACCAACGACGGTTGGCCGCCCGCAACCAGCCACGGTTGGCCGCCCGCAACCAGCCACGGTTGGGCCGGCGAACCCGACACCGACGAGCTTTGGCGACCCGGCACGCCGGCCGCGGAACGGGCCACCGCCGTTCCCCCGTCGGTGCTACCCCTCACCGGCGCGGAGGAGGCCGCCGGCGTGCACCGGGTAGCGCACCACGCGGTGCCCGACGACCCGCCGTACCAGCCGTCCCGGCTGCTGCCCGTACCGGTGCACCGTCCAGCACCCCCACCGGCCAACCGGCTGTTGCCGCTCGTCGTGGGCGGAGTCGCGGTGGTGCTGCTCGGCACGGCCGCGGTGATCGCCGGAGTGTCCCGGTTCGACGGCGCGCCGCCAGCGGTCACCAACAGTTCGGGGCACGCCACCGGCACGCCGGCCCCGACCACGGGCCGGAGTACGCCCGCGACCACGGTGGCGGCCTCACCCGGCACCCCGCCCGGGGCGTTGATCTTGCGAGACGGCAGCGACAACGTGACGTTGCGTTGGACCTACCCGGCCGGCGGCGAGGGACCGGTGGTCATCTCCGGTGGCCGGGCCGGGCAGCAGCAGACCGCTTTCGCGAACCTGCCCGCCGGCACCACCGATTTCGTCGTGTACGGCCTGAACCGCAGCACCGACTACTGCTTCACGGTGGCGGTGGTCTGGTCGACCGACACGATCGCCCGGTCGAAGCAGGTCTGCACGGACCGCGGCTAG